A single region of the Thermococcus paralvinellae genome encodes:
- a CDS encoding class III signal peptide-containing protein, with protein sequence MLNIVLDSNNSGSENMGRAQISLEFVLIFGIMLILLAYSVNNVTFTQNSQTVGTLKVQVSLEAKNFANSISDTISQVYAQGPGSKATTYVTLKYLNDENYLKKSFNLSGNPEIFITYLNGTYVGIIDTTNNTLVTSGIAKNTFWSQSLYRTNLMVSTGFTPSGTAIYDGSTVNGLLIVNPSQLPKNLVIVVEWVPGNGNTWTLDITTGELRINIDPGG encoded by the coding sequence TTGTTAAATATTGTTTTAGATTCTAATAATAGTGGAAGTGAAAATATGGGAAGGGCACAAATATCATTGGAGTTTGTGCTGATATTTGGTATAATGCTTATCTTACTAGCTTACTCTGTTAACAATGTAACATTCACACAAAATTCTCAGACAGTTGGAACTCTTAAAGTTCAAGTTAGCTTGGAAGCTAAGAATTTTGCAAATTCGATTTCAGACACCATTTCTCAAGTTTATGCTCAAGGGCCAGGTTCAAAAGCAACAACCTATGTCACTTTGAAGTATCTCAATGATGAAAATTACCTGAAAAAATCATTTAATTTGAGTGGAAATCCTGAGATCTTCATAACTTATCTCAATGGAACTTATGTTGGGATTATTGATACAACTAATAATACCCTTGTGACATCAGGGATTGCAAAAAACACTTTTTGGAGCCAGTCTTTATATAGGACCAACCTTATGGTGAGCACAGGATTCACACCAAGTGGAACTGCTATTTATGATGGAAGCACAGTTAATGGCCTTTTAATTGTAAATCCAAGTCAGCTTCCTAAAAATCTTGTAATTGTTGTTGAATGGGTTCCAGGAAATGGAAACACTTGGACACTTGATATAACGACTGGTGAACTTAGAATAAAC